One Leptolyngbya subtilissima AS-A7 genomic window carries:
- a CDS encoding GNAT family N-acetyltransferase — MFTVIHQLTSAQVEQLHQMYLQEWWSNKRALADVSPLLANSDLLFGLWDEEAQRLAGFCRVLTDWVYRAIVFDVIVAADYRGQGLGAELIEHVTTHPQLAQVECIQLFCTPEMQPFYEKYGFGQAEQLLMVRPCG, encoded by the coding sequence ATGTTTACCGTCATTCACCAGCTCACCTCCGCCCAGGTTGAGCAGCTTCACCAGATGTATTTGCAGGAGTGGTGGAGCAACAAACGAGCCTTGGCCGATGTGTCGCCCCTGCTGGCCAACAGCGACCTACTCTTTGGTCTGTGGGACGAGGAGGCGCAGCGGCTGGCAGGCTTTTGTCGAGTCCTGACGGACTGGGTGTATCGGGCGATCGTATTCGATGTAATCGTAGCGGCAGACTATCGAGGGCAGGGCTTGGGGGCAGAGCTAATCGAGCATGTCACCACCCACCCCCAGCTCGCCCAGGTGGAGTGCATTCAACTGTTTTGCACCCCCGAAATGCAGCCCTTTTACGAGAAATATGGCTTTGGTCAGGCGGAGCAGCTGTTGATGGTGCGGCCTTGTGGGTGA
- a CDS encoding pseudouridine synthase: protein MNQGWVYTDRITPTEAGLSVLDFYSNRYRYFSRAIWRDRITAGQIRQDGIALASDDRLSAGDKLNYHRPPWEEPEAPLEFKVLYEDEDLMAIAKPSGLPVLPGGGFLTHTLLHQLRLRYPDNPPIPVHRLGRGTSGVMLLGRSPLARAVLSRQLRDSTATAHDPQAPHPIRKTYRALIGVSDLPDKFALTTPIGKVDHPALGYVYAASPTGLPSYSEGLVIQRNVNSTLVEVTIRTGRPHQIRIHLAAAGFPLIGDPLYGVGGLPLPIKPSETGRVPVPGDIGYHLHAYHLTLPHPRTQEPLEILCPAPTILQSSSR, encoded by the coding sequence ATGAATCAAGGATGGGTTTACACCGATCGCATCACCCCCACCGAAGCCGGACTCTCCGTCCTCGACTTCTATAGCAATCGCTACAGGTACTTTAGCCGGGCGATATGGCGCGATCGCATCACAGCTGGCCAAATTCGCCAAGACGGGATTGCTCTAGCCTCCGACGATCGCCTCAGTGCGGGGGACAAGCTGAACTACCATCGGCCTCCGTGGGAGGAGCCGGAGGCACCGCTGGAGTTTAAGGTGCTGTATGAGGATGAGGATTTGATGGCGATCGCTAAGCCATCGGGTCTGCCGGTGCTGCCTGGCGGTGGGTTTCTCACCCATACGCTGCTGCACCAGCTCAGGCTGCGCTATCCCGACAACCCGCCTATTCCGGTACATCGGCTGGGGCGGGGAACGTCGGGGGTAATGCTGCTGGGGCGATCGCCCCTGGCCCGTGCTGTGCTCAGTCGCCAGCTGCGCGACTCGACCGCAACGGCCCACGATCCCCAGGCCCCACACCCTATTCGTAAGACCTATCGAGCCCTAATTGGGGTCAGCGACTTGCCCGACAAGTTCGCCCTCACAACCCCCATTGGCAAAGTCGATCACCCAGCGTTGGGGTATGTGTACGCGGCTTCACCCACTGGTCTACCCTCCTACAGCGAGGGTCTGGTTATCCAGCGCAATGTAAATTCCACCCTGGTAGAAGTCACCATTCGCACCGGGCGGCCCCACCAGATTCGCATTCACCTAGCGGCGGCAGGGTTTCCGCTCATCGGGGATCCCCTCTATGGGGTCGGCGGCCTACCGCTGCCGATTAAACCGTCTGAAACTGGCAGAGTTCCCGTCCCCGGCGACATTGGCTACCATCTGCACGCCTACCATCTAACTCTTCCCCATCCCCGCACCCAAGAGCCTTTAGAAATTCTCTGCCCTGCCCCTACCATCTTGCAGAGTTCCAGCCGCTAA
- a CDS encoding J domain-containing protein produces MANETHYQTLEVQESATQAEIKRAYRRLAKEYHPDSKSDRASHDRIARINIAYEVIGDPSRRTVYDQQRQGFVAADPIESAANRTKRTADMQAVYRYAREATQSSEAREDAWLKLVYGPVDRLVGKIMSPLKTEIRKLSADPFDDELMEGFMTYLEQGRTWLEQAQSKFNSMANPASMAGVAADIYHCLGLLEDGLDELDRFTMSYEESYIHTGTELFRRVKQLRADAKERLKRLV; encoded by the coding sequence ATGGCAAACGAGACCCACTACCAAACCCTCGAGGTTCAAGAGTCAGCGACCCAGGCGGAGATTAAGCGCGCCTATCGTCGTCTGGCTAAGGAGTATCATCCTGACAGCAAGAGCGATCGCGCGTCCCACGATCGCATTGCTCGCATCAACATTGCCTACGAAGTCATTGGCGACCCGTCGCGGCGCACGGTTTATGACCAGCAGCGCCAGGGGTTTGTAGCCGCTGATCCAATAGAGAGTGCCGCTAATCGGACGAAGCGCACGGCGGATATGCAGGCGGTGTATCGCTACGCTCGCGAGGCAACGCAGTCGTCTGAGGCGCGGGAAGATGCCTGGCTAAAGCTGGTTTACGGCCCGGTAGACAGGCTAGTAGGGAAAATCATGTCGCCCTTAAAAACGGAGATTCGCAAGCTGTCGGCTGACCCCTTCGACGATGAGCTGATGGAAGGGTTTATGACGTATTTGGAGCAGGGCCGCACCTGGTTGGAGCAGGCCCAGAGCAAGTTTAACTCGATGGCGAATCCGGCGAGTATGGCGGGGGTGGCGGCGGATATTTACCACTGTCTGGGGCTGCTGGAGGATGGGCTAGATGAACTCGATCGCTTCACGATGAGCTATGAGGAGAGCTACATTCACACCGGAACGGAGCTGTTTCGGCGGGTGAAGCAGCTCCGGGCTGATGCAAAGGAGCGGTTGAAGCGGTTGGTGTAA
- a CDS encoding protein tyrosine phosphatase family protein: MTADSLQAIRNYLALSPTLGTAGQPTAEQFKAVAEAGYTVVVNLALSTSDNAIANEAEVVKSLGMTYFHIPVVWEAPTSADLAIFFKVMDRNRDVKVLVHCALNMRVSAFVYLYRVLRLEVDPALALADLHRIWHPNPTWQTFIDQSLA, encoded by the coding sequence ATGACCGCTGATTCTTTGCAGGCTATCCGTAACTACCTGGCCCTTTCGCCCACCCTGGGCACCGCCGGGCAGCCTACCGCCGAGCAGTTTAAGGCGGTAGCCGAGGCCGGTTATACAGTCGTGGTTAATCTGGCGTTATCCACCTCCGACAACGCCATTGCCAACGAAGCAGAAGTGGTGAAAAGCCTGGGTATGACCTACTTTCACATTCCGGTGGTGTGGGAAGCGCCAACCTCAGCCGATCTGGCCATCTTCTTTAAAGTGATGGATCGCAACCGCGACGTCAAAGTCCTGGTTCACTGCGCTCTTAATATGCGCGTCTCTGCCTTTGTCTATCTTTACCGCGTGCTCCGCCTGGAGGTTGATCCCGCCCTTGCCTTGGCCGACCTACACCGCATCTGGCACCCCAACCCCACCTGGCAAACCTTCATTGACCAGTCCCTAGCCTAA
- a CDS encoding thioredoxin family protein, which yields MAMVESTMLPLGTAAPHFELRDVVSGQTINLGTFADAPALLVMFICRHCPFVKHVEQELARLGRDYSPRGVGIVAISANSLQTHPQDGSEHLKAQAQDVGFTFPYCFDETQEVAKAYTAACTPDFFVFDEAKTLAYRGQLDDSRPGNNLPVTGADLRAALDAVLAAEAMPGHQKPSIGCNIKWTPGNEPDYFG from the coding sequence ATGGCTATGGTGGAATCTACCATGCTGCCCCTGGGCACCGCTGCCCCCCACTTTGAGCTGAGAGACGTCGTCAGCGGCCAAACCATTAACCTCGGCACGTTTGCTGATGCTCCAGCCCTGCTGGTGATGTTTATCTGTCGCCACTGCCCTTTCGTTAAGCATGTGGAGCAAGAGCTGGCCCGCCTCGGGCGAGACTACAGTCCTAGAGGCGTGGGCATCGTTGCCATCAGCGCCAACAGCCTACAAACCCACCCTCAAGATGGTTCAGAACACCTTAAGGCCCAGGCCCAAGATGTAGGTTTCACCTTTCCCTACTGCTTCGACGAAACCCAGGAGGTTGCCAAGGCCTACACCGCCGCCTGTACCCCCGATTTCTTTGTGTTTGACGAGGCTAAAACCTTGGCCTACCGAGGTCAGCTCGACGATAGCCGCCCGGGCAACAACTTACCGGTTACGGGCGCAGATCTGCGGGCGGCGCTAGATGCAGTGCTAGCGGCTGAAGCCATGCCTGGCCACCAAAAACCTAGCATTGGCTGCAACATCAAGTGGACACCGGGAAATGAGCCAGACTACTTTGGGTAG